One Deltaproteobacteria bacterium genomic region harbors:
- the glmS gene encoding glutamine--fructose-6-phosphate transaminase (isomerizing) has protein sequence MCGIVGYIGKKNALPIILDGLKRLEYRGYDSAGVAILSEHGLVVRRKKGKIRELTDHIQNESISGKIGIGHTRWATHGKPSDENAHPHKAGDIVVVHNGIIENYSELKLMLKSRGHHFKSDTDTEIIAHLIEDYIKSGLSFEQSVLSAVGILKGSFALGVLYSKRPDTLIAVREASPLVIGLGDRENMFASDIPAILPYTDRMLIMDDGNIAVLTDTDIRLMDFAGHELSAAPRNINMNPAMAEKGGYKHFMLKEIFEQPSAITDTLRNRINFDKKDVNLDEVSLPEKIIHSIKRINFVACGTSYHAGLVGKYIIEEMIGIPVDVDVASEFRYRTPLISSETLTIAISQSGETADTLAGIRLAKKHGSKVLSICNVIDSTIARESDHVIYTHAGPEISVASTKAFTSQIMAIYLFAIYIGKVLRHISHEQLTRYVDALISIPGFIDSILKSDDRIASVAKKYSKYSNFLYLGRGISFPVALEGALKLKEISYIHAEGYTAGEIKHGPIALISADMPAVFVAVRGRVYDKTKNNIEEVKARNGKILCITTTKDNELQGLSDDIIFVPDIDELFTPILSIVPLQLFAYHIAVINGTDVDQPKNLAKSVTVE, from the coding sequence ATGTGCGGTATTGTTGGGTACATAGGTAAAAAAAATGCACTGCCCATTATACTTGATGGGCTTAAAAGGCTGGAGTACAGAGGCTATGACTCCGCAGGCGTTGCAATACTTTCAGAACACGGGCTTGTAGTAAGAAGGAAAAAAGGCAAGATCAGAGAGCTTACGGATCATATACAGAATGAGTCTATAAGCGGTAAAATAGGCATAGGACATACAAGATGGGCTACGCACGGTAAACCATCCGATGAAAATGCACATCCTCACAAAGCAGGCGATATCGTCGTCGTTCACAATGGAATAATAGAAAACTACTCAGAACTTAAATTAATGCTCAAAAGCAGGGGACATCATTTTAAATCGGACACGGATACAGAGATTATAGCTCATCTTATAGAAGATTACATAAAATCAGGGCTGTCTTTTGAACAGTCTGTTTTATCGGCAGTTGGAATATTAAAAGGGTCTTTTGCCCTTGGTGTTTTATACTCAAAACGGCCGGATACATTAATAGCGGTAAGAGAGGCAAGTCCGCTTGTGATTGGGCTTGGAGACAGGGAGAATATGTTTGCATCAGACATACCCGCCATCCTTCCTTATACCGACAGGATGCTGATCATGGATGACGGCAATATTGCAGTGCTGACCGATACGGATATAAGGCTTATGGATTTTGCAGGACATGAGCTATCCGCAGCCCCCCGTAATATCAATATGAACCCGGCAATGGCTGAAAAGGGCGGATACAAGCATTTCATGCTTAAAGAGATATTTGAGCAGCCCTCGGCAATAACTGATACATTAAGGAATAGAATAAACTTTGACAAAAAAGATGTAAATCTTGACGAGGTTTCCCTGCCTGAAAAGATTATTCATTCTATCAAAAGAATAAATTTTGTGGCCTGCGGTACATCATATCATGCAGGGCTTGTAGGCAAATATATTATAGAAGAAATGATCGGCATACCAGTCGACGTCGATGTTGCATCAGAATTCAGGTATAGAACACCGCTGATAAGCAGTGAGACGCTTACAATAGCCATATCCCAGTCCGGAGAAACAGCGGATACCCTTGCAGGCATAAGGCTTGCAAAAAAGCATGGCAGCAAGGTTTTAAGTATATGTAATGTTATAGATAGTACCATAGCAAGGGAATCGGATCACGTTATCTACACCCATGCCGGTCCCGAGATCAGCGTTGCATCCACAAAGGCATTTACATCACAGATCATGGCGATCTATCTTTTTGCAATATACATTGGCAAGGTTCTCAGACACATTTCTCATGAGCAGCTTACCCGATACGTGGATGCTTTAATTTCAATACCGGGATTTATTGACAGCATTCTTAAAAGTGACGACAGGATTGCAAGCGTTGCGAAGAAATATTCAAAATATTCAAACTTTTTATATCTCGGCAGAGGGATAAGCTTTCCTGTTGCACTTGAAGGTGCATTGAAATTAAAAGAGATCTCTTACATACATGCGGAAGGCTATACGGCAGGAGAGATCAAACATGGTCCGATAGCTTTGATAAGCGCTGACATGCCGGCAGTTTTTGTTGCTGTAAGAGGCAGGGTTTATGACAAGACTAAAAACAACATAGAGGAGGTAAAGGCACGGAACGGGAAGATCCTATGCATCACAACGACAAAAGACAATGAGCTTCAAGGACTTTCTGATGATATTATTTTTGTTCCCGATATAGACGAATTGTTTACACCAATCCTGTCCATAGTACCTTTACAACTATTCGCATATCACATTGCAGTGATTAACGGCACAGATGTGGATCAGCCAAAAAATCTGGCAAAAAGTGTAACCGTGGAATAG
- a CDS encoding DUF1646 domain-containing protein, with translation MITYILLLILFFILFLPLFLKRIERNIEVFFFVMAIMTLTLSHIFGTEPAFSLKLVWTSIIAPVKLVIATLVFGLLFKMYRKPLEKEILYIERSIGTRFFSALLILFLGLVSSVITAIIAALILSEVITILGLDKKYESGLVILACFSIGMGAALTPIGEPLSTIAIVKIKGTVNNTDLFFLIKLLGPYVFSGLILVSTAGFLLKGKKVKKSNSLTEDFPETFKDTAIRALKVYVFVMSLVLLGDGFKPLVKNHISKLSGPLLYWINMLSAVVDNATLAAAELGPHLSLPQIRGILMGLIISGGMLIPGNIPNIIAAGKLKISIRTWAKIGIPMGLILMSLYYVMLFIK, from the coding sequence ATGATTACATATATTCTTTTGTTGATATTATTTTTTATATTGTTCCTTCCTTTGTTCCTGAAGAGGATTGAGAGGAATATCGAGGTATTTTTCTTTGTCATGGCAATCATGACTTTAACTCTTTCTCACATCTTTGGCACTGAGCCAGCATTCAGCCTTAAGCTTGTATGGACCTCCATTATTGCCCCTGTAAAACTCGTAATTGCAACACTGGTATTTGGATTACTTTTTAAGATGTACAGGAAACCTTTAGAAAAAGAGATCCTTTACATAGAAAGATCGATCGGGACAAGATTTTTTTCGGCATTGCTCATATTGTTTCTCGGCTTGGTCTCGAGTGTAATAACGGCAATAATCGCAGCACTGATACTCTCGGAAGTTATAACAATACTCGGACTTGATAAAAAATACGAGAGCGGACTCGTGATACTTGCATGCTTTTCTATCGGTATGGGTGCTGCCCTTACACCGATAGGAGAGCCTTTATCAACAATCGCCATAGTAAAGATCAAAGGAACGGTTAACAATACCGATCTTTTTTTTCTGATAAAACTCCTGGGGCCATACGTCTTTTCCGGTTTGATCCTGGTTTCAACGGCTGGATTCCTTTTAAAAGGAAAAAAGGTAAAAAAGAGCAACAGCTTAACAGAAGATTTCCCCGAGACCTTTAAAGATACAGCAATAAGGGCACTGAAGGTTTATGTCTTTGTTATGTCTCTTGTACTGCTCGGCGACGGATTTAAACCGCTTGTGAAAAATCACATCTCAAAACTGTCGGGTCCATTACTTTACTGGATCAACATGCTGTCCGCTGTTGTCGATAATGCCACCCTTGCAGCAGCAGAACTTGGTCCTCACCTGTCACTGCCGCAAATAAGGGGCATACTCATGGGCCTCATAATATCAGGCGGTATGCTCATACCGGGTAACATTCCCAATATCATTGCTGCCGGGAAGCTCAAGATATCAATCAGGACATGGGCAAAAATAGGGATACCGATGGGACTTATTTTGATGAGTTTGTATTATGTTATGTTGTTTATAAAATAG
- a CDS encoding thioredoxin domain-containing protein, whose amino-acid sequence MKNRLIILAAVFLAVSAGCTKKEPAASKAASPQAAQQVTQNTKQAQGSANQSPAIQPVKEEHQTGIQGKIGSYLRKAFNIPSNVNILVKDIKPSNIKGFDKIDVEISAGGRTQSQEMYLSKDNKYLFVGRVFNINENPFKAAWSKINLHDSPAQGPANAKVTIVEYSDFECPFCGRAYSTVEDLLKKFHGKIRILYKQFPLPMHPWAMTAAIGSECAYVQNNNAFWYFYNHLFKEQGSITPDNVKAKLTGYAKAAKLNVGKFQTCLNKQETKPLVDRDMKEAANVGVSSTPTFVINGRIIQGAQPETQFANTINEILAEK is encoded by the coding sequence ATGAAAAACAGATTGATCATATTAGCTGCCGTGTTCTTAGCAGTGAGTGCAGGATGCACAAAAAAGGAGCCTGCTGCTTCAAAAGCTGCATCGCCACAGGCTGCACAGCAAGTTACTCAAAATACCAAACAGGCACAGGGATCGGCTAACCAGTCTCCTGCTATTCAACCGGTCAAAGAAGAGCATCAAACGGGTATACAGGGTAAGATAGGCTCATATCTTAGAAAGGCTTTTAACATACCGTCCAACGTAAATATTCTGGTTAAGGATATAAAACCGTCAAATATAAAGGGCTTTGATAAGATTGATGTAGAGATTTCAGCCGGAGGAAGAACTCAGTCACAGGAAATGTATCTATCGAAGGACAACAAATACCTGTTTGTCGGAAGGGTTTTCAACATTAATGAAAATCCATTTAAAGCTGCATGGAGCAAGATCAATCTGCATGATTCACCCGCACAGGGCCCGGCAAATGCAAAGGTTACGATAGTTGAATATTCTGATTTCGAATGTCCATTCTGTGGAAGGGCTTATTCAACTGTAGAGGATCTTCTTAAGAAATTTCATGGGAAAATAAGGATTTTGTATAAACAGTTCCCATTACCCATGCACCCGTGGGCAATGACGGCAGCTATTGGTTCAGAATGTGCTTATGTTCAAAACAATAATGCATTCTGGTATTTTTATAACCACCTATTTAAGGAACAGGGCTCTATAACGCCGGATAATGTTAAGGCAAAGCTAACAGGATATGCAAAGGCCGCAAAGCTTAATGTGGGTAAATTTCAAACATGCCTTAATAAGCAGGAAACAAAACCCCTGGTAGATAGAGACATGAAAGAGGCCGCTAATGTTGGAGTTAGTTCAACACCGACATTCGTAATAAATGGCAGGATTATACAGGGTGCCCAGCCTGAGACGCAATTTGCTAATACAATAAACGAGATTTTAGCAGAAAAATAA
- a CDS encoding penicillin acylase family protein, with product MKKKWLKIIISLVLIFTGSVYFTGCSKSTSSSSTLPTIVRDSYGVAHIYAGNDYSLFYGVGWAEAQDRLVQMEFMRRDGNGTLAEIFGALALGNDISLRQYLYYTEAEREAAFNAITDTTIKNAVLAYVDGVNAYIQSIYSDPTYSKVPFEFFQLGGYLKSLTSQYGLPGGVTYQLIPDGKYTIFKPGPWTPADVIAVADLLVDFFGTGGGRQLQQLGDLDYLIHWFQTNQGMNLTESTTYATRVFDDIRWLNDPLAPISIPDNTPGGTAIMPNGPMKTTPQIPPGITVNPTSFNLSAFSDNPNAQKQYAFLSKIPQASVQKAINDFYGNLQRLTDMKKHLGVFFTEGSNAWAVVPTLSTTDSAMLWGGPQEGFSDPNIDDEMYLHSPDITVGGMKIPGEPVILIGMTNKYGWTTTSGEIEDSVIYVEHLDNSALQFTNPQTANSNYNVLYNGSYVPMDRIVDTIHYAGENPSAPAMYPDQNGNPTGPGPLLYNVFRVNDSDPVHYHGPVISFDLPDQLAYTYKVAFWKKEFSTVEGFADMNDAKNWQDFSNAAAKIASLHNFMYADQLGNITFWSAGFEPNFPKGYDDRLPSPGDGSAEWTPWPNGQMFVPYSSWLYSVNPAQGYLVNWNTKPLNVPGVIMEGNSGDEHWGQIFRSDRIAFLIKSNPKKLSVADMENIEKDVGTINDNVTVAGTYFIPFIVNAYNTLKTAGDPLITITSSTFITQGVDILSKWNTYFTDPTQIFTPAGYSITPGVPGYSPVIGQPGAMIFAKWFQEIQQVMFSNMMGGILGETTHSMLLHIFDEPNTGVPLNFTGTTKANYLTGPTTGGHFTQGGYYAFASLPAGIPKDRDHIIIYALQLAMDQLSQGHANGANFPANFSASDPTTWGYIPVNDLDFDAIDSLAQTAAIFLTSNAVNPTNFGTVPSQNRSTYMQIINLTNPIFGENVVAPGENGFITFDPATGMGTVGPNFGDQVDLFKSFTYKPMNIK from the coding sequence ATGAAAAAAAAATGGCTGAAAATAATAATATCTTTGGTACTAATTTTTACCGGGTCTGTGTACTTTACAGGCTGTTCAAAATCGACATCTTCGAGTTCTACACTTCCCACTATCGTCAGGGATAGTTATGGTGTAGCACACATATATGCAGGGAATGACTATTCCTTGTTTTATGGTGTCGGATGGGCAGAAGCACAGGACAGGCTTGTTCAAATGGAGTTCATGCGTCGTGATGGGAATGGGACATTAGCCGAGATCTTCGGTGCATTGGCACTTGGTAACGATATATCTTTAAGGCAGTATCTTTATTATACAGAAGCTGAAAGAGAGGCTGCTTTCAATGCTATTACCGATACAACGATTAAAAATGCCGTACTTGCCTATGTTGACGGGGTCAATGCATACATACAGAGTATTTATTCCGACCCTACTTATTCAAAGGTGCCTTTTGAATTCTTCCAGTTAGGCGGATATTTAAAATCGCTTACTTCTCAATACGGTTTACCTGGCGGCGTTACATATCAGCTTATCCCTGATGGAAAGTATACAATATTTAAACCAGGGCCGTGGACGCCCGCTGACGTTATTGCAGTGGCCGATCTGCTTGTTGATTTCTTTGGTACCGGCGGAGGCAGGCAGCTCCAGCAGCTCGGCGATCTGGATTATCTGATACACTGGTTTCAAACTAATCAGGGCATGAACCTTACCGAGTCAACTACTTATGCAACACGGGTATTTGATGACATAAGATGGCTTAATGATCCGTTGGCACCTATATCGATACCTGATAATACACCTGGCGGTACAGCTATTATGCCGAATGGACCGATGAAAACAACACCTCAAATACCACCGGGTATTACTGTAAATCCAACAAGTTTTAACTTAAGTGCGTTCTCTGATAATCCAAATGCACAAAAGCAGTATGCATTTTTATCCAAGATTCCGCAGGCCTCTGTACAAAAGGCGATAAATGATTTCTATGGAAATCTCCAGAGATTAACGGACATGAAGAAACATCTCGGGGTGTTTTTCACAGAGGGCAGTAACGCATGGGCAGTTGTTCCAACCCTGTCAACAACCGATTCTGCCATGCTGTGGGGCGGCCCGCAAGAAGGATTCTCAGACCCCAATATAGACGATGAGATGTATCTGCACAGTCCGGATATAACAGTAGGCGGCATGAAGATTCCAGGCGAGCCTGTTATACTGATAGGAATGACAAATAAATATGGATGGACAACAACATCAGGCGAGATTGAGGACTCTGTAATTTATGTAGAGCATCTTGATAATTCTGCTTTACAATTTACAAACCCGCAAACTGCAAACAGCAATTATAACGTGCTTTACAACGGTTCTTATGTTCCAATGGACAGGATTGTAGATACAATTCATTATGCAGGGGAAAACCCGTCTGCACCGGCAATGTACCCTGATCAAAACGGTAATCCGACAGGTCCGGGGCCTTTACTCTACAATGTTTTCAGGGTTAATGATTCTGACCCGGTACATTATCATGGTCCTGTAATCTCATTTGATCTACCTGATCAACTTGCATACACATACAAGGTTGCTTTCTGGAAAAAAGAATTCTCAACGGTTGAAGGATTTGCAGATATGAATGATGCAAAAAACTGGCAGGACTTTAGCAATGCTGCTGCAAAGATTGCATCATTACACAACTTTATGTATGCGGATCAGCTTGGCAATATTACATTCTGGTCTGCAGGCTTTGAACCTAATTTCCCTAAGGGTTATGATGACAGGCTGCCTTCTCCTGGTGACGGAAGTGCAGAATGGACACCATGGCCCAATGGACAGATGTTTGTGCCGTACAGTAGCTGGCTATACTCTGTAAATCCGGCCCAGGGGTATCTGGTTAACTGGAATACAAAGCCTCTTAATGTTCCCGGCGTAATAATGGAAGGTAATAGCGGGGACGAACACTGGGGCCAGATATTCAGGTCAGACAGGATTGCATTCCTTATAAAGAGCAATCCTAAAAAGCTGAGTGTAGCTGATATGGAAAATATTGAGAAGGATGTGGGTACAATCAATGACAATGTAACAGTAGCAGGGACATATTTTATCCCATTTATCGTGAATGCTTATAATACTTTGAAGACTGCCGGTGATCCACTTATAACAATTACGAGCTCCACATTCATTACTCAGGGTGTAGATATTTTGAGTAAATGGAACACCTATTTTACGGATCCTACTCAGATATTTACGCCCGCAGGCTACTCGATAACACCGGGTGTTCCAGGATACAGCCCTGTTATAGGACAGCCGGGCGCAATGATCTTTGCAAAGTGGTTTCAAGAGATACAGCAGGTGATGTTTAGCAACATGATGGGTGGAATCCTCGGTGAAACTACCCATAGCATGCTTCTCCATATATTTGATGAGCCCAATACAGGCGTGCCTTTGAACTTTACTGGGACAACCAAAGCAAATTATCTTACAGGCCCAACCACTGGAGGACATTTTACACAAGGAGGCTACTATGCATTTGCCAGTCTACCGGCAGGCATACCGAAGGACAGGGATCACATAATCATCTATGCACTTCAGCTTGCCATGGATCAACTATCACAAGGACACGCAAACGGTGCAAATTTCCCTGCAAATTTCAGTGCCTCTGATCCAACTACATGGGGTTATATACCTGTCAACGATCTCGACTTTGATGCTATTGACAGCCTTGCTCAGACAGCGGCTATATTCTTAACAAGTAATGCAGTTAACCCGACAAACTTCGGGACTGTCCCATCGCAGAACAGAAGTACCTACATGCAGATTATTAACCTTACAAATCCGATATTTGGAGAAAATGTAGTTGCACCAGGTGAGAATGGATTTATCACATTTGATCCTGCCACAGGCATGGGCACTGTAGGACCTAATTTTGGGGATCAGGTTGATCTTTTCAAATCTTTCACATATAAGCCTATGAATATTAAATAA